In the genome of Nonlabens sp. MB-3u-79, one region contains:
- the sufB gene encoding Fe-S cluster assembly protein SufB has translation MSKYTEEQLEEELKVKEYEYGFYTDMKSDTIPVGLSEEVIRIISSKKNEPEWMLEWRLEAYRVFIEMEEPEWANVNYKKPDLQSISYYSAPNSKPKYDSLDEVDPELLETFKKLGISIDEQKKLSGVAMDVVIDSVSVATSFKKSLGEKGIIFCPISEAIQEHPELVRKYLGTVIPQNDNYYAALNSAVFSDGSFCYIPKGVKCPMELSTYFRINEGGTGQFERTLVIADEGSYVSYLEGCTAPSRDENQLHAACVELIALDDAEIKYSTVQNWYPGNAEGKGGVFNFVTKRGICEKNAKISWTQVETGSAVTWKYPSCILKGDNSIGEFYSIAVTNNYQQADTGTKMIHLGKNTKSTIISKGISAGKSQNSYRGLVKIGARATNARNFSQCDSLLMGNECGAHTFPYIETSNSTSKVEHEATTSKIGEDQIFYCNQRGIDTEKAIALIVNGFSKQVLNKLPMEFAVEAQKLLEISLEGSVG, from the coding sequence ATGTCAAAATATACAGAAGAACAATTAGAGGAAGAACTAAAGGTTAAAGAGTACGAGTACGGCTTCTATACAGATATGAAGTCCGACACTATTCCTGTAGGTCTCAGTGAAGAGGTGATACGTATTATTTCTTCAAAGAAAAATGAACCAGAATGGATGTTAGAATGGAGACTTGAAGCCTACCGAGTTTTTATAGAAATGGAAGAGCCGGAATGGGCTAATGTAAACTATAAAAAACCAGATCTTCAATCCATATCTTATTACTCAGCCCCTAATTCTAAGCCTAAATACGACAGCCTAGATGAGGTAGATCCAGAATTGTTAGAGACTTTTAAAAAGCTAGGAATCTCCATAGACGAACAAAAGAAACTTAGTGGAGTTGCCATGGACGTGGTGATAGACTCTGTATCTGTAGCTACAAGTTTTAAGAAATCACTAGGCGAGAAAGGAATTATTTTCTGCCCTATTTCTGAAGCTATTCAAGAACATCCAGAATTAGTAAGAAAGTATTTAGGAACAGTAATTCCACAAAATGACAATTATTACGCCGCTTTAAATAGCGCCGTATTTTCTGATGGATCGTTTTGTTATATTCCCAAAGGAGTGAAATGCCCTATGGAACTTTCAACTTACTTCCGAATCAATGAAGGTGGAACAGGACAGTTTGAGAGAACACTTGTTATAGCAGACGAAGGCAGTTACGTTTCTTATTTAGAAGGTTGTACAGCCCCATCACGTGATGAGAACCAGCTGCACGCAGCTTGTGTAGAGTTAATTGCACTAGATGATGCAGAGATCAAATACTCCACTGTTCAAAACTGGTATCCAGGTAATGCTGAAGGAAAAGGTGGTGTATTTAATTTTGTAACCAAACGAGGTATTTGTGAGAAAAACGCAAAAATATCTTGGACTCAAGTTGAAACTGGTAGTGCCGTAACCTGGAAGTACCCTAGTTGTATCCTTAAAGGAGATAACTCAATTGGTGAATTTTATTCCATAGCAGTAACAAATAATTACCAACAAGCAGATACTGGAACTAAAATGATTCACTTGGGAAAAAACACCAAGTCTACCATTATCTCTAAAGGTATCAGTGCTGGAAAGTCTCAAAATTCCTATCGAGGTCTAGTGAAGATAGGTGCTAGAGCAACAAATGCTCGTAACTTTTCACAATGTGATAGTTTGTTAATGGGTAATGAATGTGGAGCGCACACGTTTCCATACATTGAGACCAGTAACAGTACTTCCAAAGTAGAGCATGAAGCTACCACTAGTAAAATAGGTGAAGACCAAATTTTCTATTGCAACCAGCGTGGTATCGATACAGAAAAAGCCATTGCGCTTATCGTCAATGGTTTTTCAAAACAAGTGTTGAACAAATTACCTATGGAATTTGCCGTGGAAGCACAGAAACTTTTAGAAATAAGTCTAGAAGGATCTGTAGGCTAA
- a CDS encoding HesB/IscA family protein, whose product MISVSETAKAKLAQLMSEEGFAIDKDFVRVGVKSGGCSGLSYDLNFDKQAIETDKVFEANDVKIAVDKKSFLYLMGTVLEFSGGLNGKGFVFNNPNAQRTCGCGESFSL is encoded by the coding sequence ATGATAAGTGTATCAGAAACCGCAAAAGCTAAACTCGCTCAGTTAATGAGTGAAGAAGGATTTGCAATCGATAAAGACTTTGTAAGAGTTGGAGTGAAAAGTGGTGGCTGCAGCGGTCTATCTTATGATCTAAACTTTGATAAGCAAGCTATAGAAACAGATAAAGTATTTGAAGCAAACGATGTAAAAATCGCTGTGGATAAAAAAAGCTTTTTGTATCTAATGGGAACTGTGTTAGAGTTTAGCGGTGGTTTAAACGGTAAGGGATTTGTTTTCAACAATCCTAATGCACAAAGAACTTGTGGCTGTGGAGAGTCTTTCTCTCTGTAG
- the thiL gene encoding thiamine-phosphate kinase, whose translation MIEDKSPQRTPVENLGEFGLIDFITKNFEIEQDSTITGIGDDAAVLNHTKSTVVTTDMLVEGVHFDLSYVPLKHLGYKAIMVNLSDVYAMNAKATQVTVSIAISNRFPVEAVNELYEGIHMACKTYGVDLIGGDTTASRSGLVISVTAIGEQDADKIVRRKGANEGDLLVVSGDIGAAYMGLQILEREKAVFKANPQNQPDIEAYSYLLERQLKPEARKDICKLLEELEVHPTSMIDLSDGLSSEIIHLCKHSEVGMTLYEDKIPLDPTVITACEEFNLDSTTIALSGGEDYELLFTVKQEDFPKIKANPSLSVIGHVVDASYGINLVTRGGEQIPIKAMGWNSFQE comes from the coding sequence ATGATAGAAGACAAGTCCCCACAACGTACACCAGTAGAAAACTTAGGCGAGTTCGGCCTGATTGATTTTATAACAAAGAATTTTGAGATAGAACAAGACTCTACCATTACTGGAATAGGTGATGATGCAGCGGTTTTAAATCACACAAAGTCTACTGTAGTAACGACAGATATGCTCGTGGAAGGTGTTCACTTTGATTTGAGCTATGTACCATTAAAACATTTAGGTTATAAAGCGATTATGGTAAATTTATCTGATGTGTATGCTATGAACGCTAAAGCCACACAGGTAACAGTATCTATTGCTATTTCAAACAGATTTCCTGTAGAAGCAGTTAACGAGTTGTATGAAGGTATTCACATGGCTTGTAAAACCTATGGAGTTGACCTTATAGGTGGTGATACCACAGCATCGCGTAGCGGTTTAGTTATTTCTGTAACGGCAATTGGCGAGCAAGATGCAGATAAAATTGTGCGTAGAAAAGGAGCAAATGAAGGAGATTTATTAGTTGTTTCTGGTGATATAGGAGCTGCTTATATGGGGTTGCAAATTCTAGAAAGAGAGAAAGCTGTTTTTAAAGCTAATCCGCAAAATCAGCCAGATATTGAGGCATATAGTTATTTATTAGAAAGACAATTAAAGCCAGAGGCTAGAAAAGATATTTGTAAATTATTAGAAGAACTGGAGGTACACCCTACCAGTATGATCGATCTATCTGACGGATTGAGTTCTGAAATTATTCATTTATGTAAGCACAGTGAAGTAGGAATGACCTTATATGAAGATAAGATACCATTAGACCCTACAGTGATTACGGCCTGTGAAGAGTTTAATTTGGACAGTACTACAATAGCATTAAGTGGTGGAGAAGACTATGAATTGTTGTTTACTGTAAAACAGGAAGATTTTCCTAAAATAAAAGCAAATCCTAGTTTATCGGTAATAGGACATGTAGTAGATGCTTCTTACGGGATTAATTTAGTGACTCGTGGGGGAGAACAAATACCAATTAAAGCAATGGGATGGAATAGTTTTCAGGAATAA
- a CDS encoding alpha/beta fold hydrolase → MNDLHYSFINNNQPVVLLIHGFLGSMEQWKYIEQDLLTTHSLLKIDLPGHGKTLEFKEDYTLEKLSLKIDQILMIEKIEKIHVVGHSMGGYLGCAFAKARPEKTRSLTLINSIASNDTEQRKQIRDRSIQLIEKHQAAYVSMAIGNLFTVEERKLYETRISLMKQQADKISIRSIIQALKCMRDRSDYLPLLKEVDFPITYLCGQQDEIVPVELVERERVHLRANTRIIDNGHMSLLINPLDILKNMYFID, encoded by the coding sequence ATGAACGATTTACACTATAGCTTTATAAACAATAATCAACCCGTAGTGCTATTGATACACGGCTTTTTAGGAAGCATGGAACAATGGAAATATATAGAGCAAGATTTACTGACTACTCATTCCTTGTTAAAAATAGACCTTCCTGGTCATGGCAAGACTTTAGAATTTAAGGAAGACTACACCTTAGAAAAGCTCAGTTTAAAGATCGATCAAATTTTAATGATTGAGAAGATAGAAAAAATTCATGTGGTCGGTCATAGTATGGGCGGTTATTTAGGTTGCGCTTTTGCAAAAGCGAGACCCGAAAAAACGCGTTCTCTTACTTTAATCAACAGCATCGCCTCTAACGATACCGAGCAGCGGAAACAAATACGCGATCGATCGATACAGTTGATTGAAAAACATCAAGCTGCTTATGTAAGTATGGCAATAGGAAACCTATTTACTGTTGAAGAAAGAAAATTATATGAAACTCGCATATCATTAATGAAGCAACAAGCAGATAAAATTTCTATTAGAAGCATTATTCAAGCTCTTAAATGCATGCGAGATAGAAGTGATTATTTACCTCTTTTAAAAGAAGTTGATTTCCCCATTACTTATTTATGTGGTCAACAAGATGAAATTGTGCCGGTGGAACTAGTTGAAAGAGAGCGGGTTCACCTAAGAGCAAATACTAGAATAATCGACAACGGACACATGTCTTTGTTGATAAACCCTTTAGATATCCTAAAAAACATGTATTTCATCGATTAA
- a CDS encoding cytochrome-c peroxidase, whose translation MGKNYLYLLSILFIFLVSCTDTEDYELARTALDIRLEELLEQNANGQGKSFFLLPDSDDFNAIPQDPLNPLNTYKVALGQLLLHETAAAGAPKMSQMEGTYSCASCHPVASSFYSGLRQGIGEGGTGFGFAGEGRQIDLNMPLDSVDLQPVRVPTLLNVAYQETALWNGMLGGTGPNVGTESRWAATGVPENNLGFQGIETQALVGQSTHRLQIDENFIDNNGYRWLFDQAFPHVALSSRYTSQTAALALAAFNRTLLANRSPWQDYLKGDYNAISDREKRGAIVFADKGECITCHTGPALKDQEFHAFGFGHFDDSNAAIVLDDAGFDNVKKGRGGFTGDPSDNYKFKTPTLYNLRDAAFYGHGATFSSIEEVVRYKNNTSLQDQNASSNLASEMGAIHLTEEEISDLVYFLENTLYDAELTRYVPDAVQSGNCFPNADPQSRIDLGCN comes from the coding sequence ATGGGAAAGAACTATCTATACTTATTGAGCATCTTATTTATATTTTTGGTTTCTTGTACAGACACCGAAGATTATGAATTGGCGAGAACAGCTTTAGATATTCGTCTGGAAGAATTGCTAGAGCAAAATGCGAATGGGCAGGGCAAAAGTTTTTTCTTATTGCCAGATAGTGATGATTTTAATGCGATACCTCAAGATCCGTTAAATCCATTAAACACTTATAAAGTTGCTTTAGGACAATTGTTGCTGCATGAAACGGCTGCCGCTGGCGCGCCTAAAATGAGTCAAATGGAAGGCACTTATTCTTGCGCTTCCTGCCATCCTGTAGCTTCCAGCTTTTATTCTGGTCTAAGGCAAGGAATCGGGGAAGGAGGGACTGGTTTTGGTTTTGCTGGAGAAGGCAGACAAATTGATTTGAACATGCCATTGGACTCGGTAGACTTACAGCCGGTACGGGTACCTACTTTATTAAACGTTGCTTATCAAGAAACAGCTTTGTGGAACGGTATGTTGGGAGGAACGGGTCCTAATGTAGGAACTGAATCCAGATGGGCAGCAACAGGAGTTCCTGAAAATAATTTGGGTTTTCAAGGCATAGAAACACAAGCTTTAGTAGGACAGTCCACGCACAGACTTCAAATCGATGAAAATTTTATAGATAATAATGGTTACCGATGGCTTTTTGACCAAGCCTTCCCACATGTAGCCCTCAGTTCTAGGTATACCTCACAAACTGCTGCCCTAGCACTTGCTGCCTTTAATAGGACACTTTTGGCAAACCGTTCTCCATGGCAAGATTATTTAAAAGGAGATTACAATGCTATTTCTGATCGAGAGAAAAGAGGCGCTATTGTTTTTGCAGACAAAGGAGAGTGTATAACTTGTCATACCGGTCCAGCACTGAAAGATCAGGAATTTCACGCTTTTGGCTTTGGACACTTTGACGACTCTAATGCTGCAATAGTTTTAGATGATGCAGGCTTTGATAATGTAAAAAAAGGACGCGGAGGCTTTACAGGAGACCCATCTGATAATTATAAGTTTAAGACACCAACTCTATACAATTTACGCGATGCAGCTTTCTACGGTCATGGTGCTACCTTTAGTAGTATAGAAGAAGTGGTGCGGTATAAAAATAATACTTCCCTACAGGATCAAAACGCTTCTTCAAATCTGGCTTCAGAAATGGGTGCTATTCACCTTACTGAAGAAGAAATATCAGATCTTGTTTATTTTTTAGAAAACACTTTGTACGATGCAGAATTAACTCGCTATGTGCCAGATGCCGTGCAGTCTGGGAACTGTTTTCCTAATGCAGACCCCCAAAGTAGAATTGATTTAGGCTGTAATTAA
- a CDS encoding endonuclease/exonuclease/phosphatase codes for MSIPSQSFEQYTVAFYNVENLFDAINDPQVVDEDFTDFGRKNWTENRYQKKLTKISDAISKIGFELTGKLPALVGLAEVENKKVLHDLITQPKLAQSTYDFIHYNSPDERGIDVALLYDTRVFIPSHSEPLVIHLENEEGVRDATRDILYVEGVLAGTPVHIYVNHWPSRRDGTETTDAKRVEVASQLVQHLEKKDPNSKRTDQHLELKEAHHVIIMGDFNDDPENKSIKEGILPMGFDNITAPLKKFHRGSLNHQFKWNLFDQIMISESLHNDVPNSLYFHKADIFDDIMLRQWKGKYRGQPARTFAGNNYKGGYSDHFPVFALFRRN; via the coding sequence TTGTCCATTCCTTCACAATCTTTTGAGCAGTACACTGTTGCTTTTTATAATGTTGAAAATCTTTTTGACGCTATTAATGACCCACAGGTAGTAGATGAAGATTTTACTGATTTTGGCCGTAAGAATTGGACAGAAAATAGGTATCAAAAGAAACTCACTAAAATAAGCGATGCGATAAGTAAGATAGGTTTTGAACTTACCGGTAAATTACCAGCATTAGTAGGTCTTGCAGAAGTCGAGAACAAAAAAGTGCTTCACGATCTCATTACCCAACCTAAACTCGCTCAGAGCACTTATGATTTTATTCATTACAACAGTCCAGATGAGAGAGGAATAGACGTAGCTTTATTGTACGATACTCGGGTTTTTATACCTAGTCATTCAGAGCCTCTTGTTATACATTTAGAAAACGAAGAAGGGGTGCGTGATGCTACTAGGGATATACTTTATGTTGAAGGAGTTCTAGCGGGTACTCCAGTTCATATTTACGTAAATCACTGGCCGTCACGTCGCGATGGCACAGAGACTACCGATGCCAAGAGGGTTGAGGTAGCTAGTCAATTAGTACAACACCTAGAAAAAAAGGACCCAAACAGTAAACGCACCGATCAACATTTAGAATTAAAAGAGGCACACCATGTGATTATCATGGGGGATTTTAACGACGATCCAGAGAATAAGAGTATCAAAGAAGGAATTTTACCTATGGGTTTTGATAATATAACAGCTCCTTTAAAGAAGTTTCATCGAGGTTCATTGAATCATCAATTTAAATGGAATCTTTTTGATCAGATCATGATTAGTGAGAGTTTACATAATGATGTTCCTAATTCTTTATATTTTCATAAAGCAGATATTTTTGACGACATTATGTTGAGACAATGGAAGGGAAAATATCGCGGTCAACCAGCTCGAACATTTGCAGGAAACAATTATAAAGGTGGTTATAGTGATCATTTTCCGGTTTTTGCGCTGTTCAGGAGAAACTAA
- a CDS encoding type IX secretion system membrane protein PorP/SprF, with product MKKLLAMGLFISVAATSIVNAQQDPQYTQYMYNQNIINPAYAGTQDGVNITALYRQQWSGITGAPETITLSGSTPLGERLGLGLSIISDNIGPVSETNAYGDFSYKLQVGEKTTLALGLKAGLTFFDVNLNTVQTTQPGDPLFSEELNETYLNLGAGAFLYGDNWYAGFSVPNMLRSTHLDENGLTFGSETQHYFLTGGYVFDVAENIKLKPHVLVKGAFDSPVSFDLNTNVLFNNKFELGVSYRYEDSFSGLIAMNITDTIKVGYAYDRIVSDISVVSDSSHEVFLTFGLAFPRKVMQSPRFF from the coding sequence ATGAAAAAATTACTTGCAATGGGGCTCTTTATCTCTGTCGCTGCTACTAGTATAGTAAACGCACAACAAGACCCTCAGTACACACAGTACATGTACAATCAAAACATTATCAATCCAGCCTATGCAGGAACTCAAGATGGTGTAAATATCACAGCTCTTTACAGGCAGCAGTGGTCAGGTATCACTGGAGCTCCAGAAACCATCACCCTTTCTGGTAGTACACCACTAGGGGAAAGACTAGGTTTAGGTCTCTCCATTATCTCTGACAACATAGGTCCGGTAAGTGAAACCAATGCCTATGGAGATTTCTCTTATAAACTACAAGTTGGGGAGAAAACTACACTAGCCTTAGGTCTAAAAGCAGGACTTACCTTTTTTGATGTGAATCTGAATACCGTTCAGACCACACAACCAGGCGACCCACTTTTTTCTGAAGAACTGAACGAGACCTATTTAAATCTAGGTGCCGGCGCCTTCCTTTACGGAGATAACTGGTATGCTGGTTTTTCTGTTCCTAATATGTTGAGAAGTACACACCTTGACGAGAACGGCCTAACCTTCGGTAGTGAGACACAACATTACTTCCTAACAGGTGGATACGTTTTTGACGTTGCCGAAAATATTAAATTGAAGCCACACGTGCTAGTAAAAGGAGCTTTTGACTCTCCGGTAAGTTTTGACTTAAATACTAACGTTTTGTTCAACAACAAATTTGAATTAGGAGTTTCTTACCGCTATGAAGATTCTTTCAGTGGATTGATAGCAATGAATATCACAGATACTATTAAAGTAGGTTATGCTTATGACCGAATAGTCTCTGATATTTCTGTAGTTTCTGATAGCTCTCACGAGGTATTTTTAACATTTGGCCTAGCCTTCCCACGTAAAGTGATGCAATCACCGCGTTTCTTCTAA
- a CDS encoding OmpA family protein, with product MKKLYILLILFVGVAMSAQAQTDKTAKADKLYEQLRYVDAAEAYEKLIKNGVRTQHVYTQLGDSYFYNSDFKNAEKNYARAIKNDPQVETLYRYAQSLKASQKYDLSNTIMNQFASLKPGDDRAKEYKSNPNYINDILGMKVGFTTKSHKFNTEASDFSALQVGSKLYFSSARNENRGKYGWNKEPYLDIYEAIIDDAGVVGKPELVNGEVNTKYHEGTLDITPDGKYMFFTRVDYYKGDYEKAVDGESKLNIYRALNAGGEWRDVATTSLESKEYGVGHPSITKDGKSIYFASQAPDGLGGTDIYKADLKDGVISNPVNLGPSVNTAGDDSFPYIADDNTLYFSSNGHLGLGGLDVFKYTDGQVTNMGSPVNSSLDDFGFSYSEATGKGYVSSNRDGGQGGDDVYGIERIEICEVAVSVTAVDAKTGMPIPGAIVSLQDGNNNTMPGQTTDANGKAVFTTDCNLELTARGAKDKYESGEATLSVAEEETAMVEVLMVPEPEIVENKIILNKIYFDLDNSDIRPDAALELDRLVGLMKKYPTLEILAETYADIRGSDDYNLALTERRSESIIKYVASQGVDASRLTAAGRGEANPIVDCASKKCTSAEYELSRRSEFTITKR from the coding sequence ATGAAAAAACTATACATACTTTTAATTTTATTCGTTGGTGTTGCGATGAGCGCGCAAGCACAAACCGATAAAACTGCAAAAGCAGATAAATTATACGAGCAACTGCGTTATGTAGATGCAGCAGAGGCTTATGAAAAGCTGATCAAAAACGGAGTAAGAACCCAACACGTTTATACACAACTAGGAGATTCTTATTTTTATAACAGCGATTTTAAAAATGCCGAAAAGAATTATGCGAGAGCAATAAAAAATGATCCTCAAGTTGAGACTCTTTATAGATATGCTCAATCTTTAAAGGCTTCTCAAAAATATGATCTTTCTAATACGATCATGAATCAATTTGCATCTCTAAAGCCCGGAGACGATCGTGCTAAGGAATACAAATCAAACCCAAATTATATCAATGACATTCTTGGTATGAAAGTAGGTTTTACTACTAAATCTCATAAATTCAACACAGAGGCAAGCGACTTTTCTGCATTACAAGTAGGAAGTAAACTGTACTTCTCAAGTGCTCGTAATGAGAATAGAGGTAAGTATGGATGGAATAAAGAGCCTTACTTGGATATTTATGAAGCAATTATTGATGATGCTGGAGTAGTAGGAAAGCCAGAACTCGTGAATGGAGAAGTAAATACAAAATATCATGAAGGTACGTTAGACATTACACCAGATGGGAAATACATGTTTTTTACGCGTGTGGATTACTATAAAGGAGATTATGAAAAAGCTGTTGATGGAGAAAGTAAACTTAACATTTACAGAGCATTAAATGCTGGTGGAGAATGGAGAGATGTTGCCACGACTTCTTTAGAATCTAAAGAATATGGAGTAGGTCACCCATCAATAACTAAAGATGGAAAATCTATCTATTTTGCTAGTCAAGCGCCAGATGGACTAGGTGGAACTGATATTTATAAAGCTGACCTTAAAGACGGCGTTATTTCTAACCCTGTTAATTTAGGACCTTCAGTGAATACTGCTGGGGATGACTCTTTTCCTTACATCGCAGACGATAATACACTTTATTTTTCAAGTAATGGTCATTTAGGATTAGGAGGTCTTGATGTATTTAAGTATACAGATGGTCAAGTAACTAATATGGGTAGTCCCGTTAATAGTTCCTTAGATGACTTTGGTTTTTCTTATTCAGAAGCTACAGGTAAAGGTTATGTTTCTTCTAACCGTGATGGAGGTCAAGGTGGCGATGACGTTTATGGAATAGAAAGAATTGAAATCTGTGAAGTAGCCGTTAGTGTAACAGCAGTGGATGCAAAAACAGGAATGCCTATTCCAGGTGCCATTGTTTCTTTACAAGACGGGAATAATAATACTATGCCAGGGCAGACTACAGACGCAAATGGTAAAGCTGTATTTACTACTGATTGCAACTTAGAACTTACTGCTCGTGGAGCAAAAGATAAATACGAAAGTGGAGAAGCTACTTTATCAGTTGCTGAAGAAGAAACTGCTATGGTAGAAGTACTGATGGTTCCAGAGCCTGAAATTGTTGAAAATAAAATCATCCTTAACAAGATTTACTTCGACTTAGACAATTCTGATATCAGACCAGATGCTGCGCTTGAGCTGGATAGATTAGTAGGATTAATGAAAAAATACCCTACGCTTGAAATTCTCGCAGAAACCTATGCGGACATAAGAGGATCTGATGATTACAACCTAGCTCTTACAGAAAGACGCTCAGAAAGTATCATTAAATATGTAGCCTCTCAAGGAGTGGATGCTTCTAGATTAACCGCTGCCGGTCGTGGAGAAGCAAACCCAATTGTAGACTGTGCCTCTAAAAAATGTACGTCTGCAGAGTATGAGTTGTCTCGTAGATCAGAATTTACGATTACAAAAAGATAA